From the Panthera leo isolate Ple1 chromosome C1, P.leo_Ple1_pat1.1, whole genome shotgun sequence genome, one window contains:
- the PTPRN gene encoding receptor-type tyrosine-protein phosphatase-like N isoform X2 yields the protein MRRPRRPGGPGGSGGLRVLVCLLLLSSRPGGCSAISAHGCLFDRRLCSHLEVCIQDGLFGQCQVGVGQARPLLQVTSPVLQRLQSVLRQLMSQGLSWHDDLTQYVISQEMERIPRLRPPEPRPRDRSGLVPRRPGSAGELLLQGIPTGSTPAAQHRLPQPPVGGSGGGVGSPLSSLQAELLPPLLEHLLLPPQAPHPALSYEPALLQPYLFHQFGSRDGSRGSESSPGMVSVGPIPKAEPSALFSRTASKGMFGAHSDHSYGDPPGPSPGQLFQESGLFYLAQELPVPSRARAPRLPEQGGSSRPKDSSEGYEEEGLEGHREKLPSPAEQPDVTLQRLASVLAGYGVELRQLTPEQLSSLSTLLQLLPKGSGRNLGGAVNVGADNKKTVEEQVQGGHTVEPPPPTPSLPGYPTASPTSSKAQQVLISGSSEPPKAIGHPATPVLLEKKSSLGQSQPTVVRPPSAQPSAEEYGYIVTDQKPLSLAAGVKLLEILAEHVHVSSGSFINISVVGPALTFRIRHNEQNLSLADVTQQAGLVKSELEAQTGLQILQTGVGQREEAAAVLPRPAHSTSPMRSVLLTLVALAGVAGLLVALAVALCVRQHARQRDKERLAALGPEGAHGDTTFEYQDLCRQHMATKSLFNRAEGPPEPSRVSSVSSQFSDAAQASPSSHSSTPSWCEEPAQANMDISTGHMILAYMEDHLRNRDRLAKEWQALCAYQAEPNTCATAQGEGNIKKNRHPDFLPYDHARIKLKVESSPSRSDYINASPIIEHDPRMPAYIATQGPLSHTIADFWQMVWESGCTVIVMLTPLVEDAVKQCDRYWPDEGSSLYHVYEVNLVSEHIWCEDFLVRSFYLKNVQTQETRTLTQFHFLSWPAEGTPASTRPLLDFRRKVNKCYRGRSCPIIVHCSDGAGRTGTYILIDMVLNRMAKGVKEIDIAATLEHVRDQRPGLVRSKDQFEFALTAVAEEVNAILKALPQ from the exons ATGCGGCGCCCGCGGCGGCCTGGGGGTCCCGGGGGATCCGGGGGTCTCCGGGTGCTCGTCTGCCTCCTGCTGCTGAGCAGCCGCCCGGGAGGCTGCAGCGCCATTAGTGCCCACG GCTGTCTGTTTGACCGCAGACTCTGCTCTCACCTTGAAGTCTGTATTCAGG ATGGCTTGTTTGGACAATGCCAGGTGGGAGTGGGGCAAGCCCGGCCCCTTTTGCAAGTCACCTCCCCAGTTCTTCAGCGCTTACAAAGTGTGCTCCGACAGCTCATGTCCCAAG GATTGTCCTGGCACGATGACCtcacccagtatgtgatctccCAGGAGATGGAGCGCATCCCCAGGCTTCGCCCCCCAGAGCCCCGTCCAAGGGACAG ATCTGGCTTGGTGCCCAGGAGACCTGGTTCTGCTGGGGAGCTGCTTTTACAGGGCATCCCTACTGGCTCCACCCCTGCTGCCCAGCACCGGCTTCCTCAACCTCCAGTgggtggcagtggtgggggggtgggctctCCACTGTCCTCTCTGCAGGCTGAACTGCTGCCCCCCCTCTTGGAGCATCTGCTGCTACCCCCGcaggccccccaccctgccctgagcTATGAACCTGCCCTGCTGCAGCCCTACCTGTTTCATCAG TTTGGCTCCCGCGATGGCTCTCGGGGCTCAGAGAGCTCACCCGGGATGGTCAGTGTCGGCCCCATACCCAAGGCCGAACCTTCTGCCCTCTTCAGCAGAACTGCCTCCAAGGGCATGTTTGGGGCTCACTCTGACCACTCCTACGGGGACCCTCCAGGGCCTTCACCTGGTCAGCTTTTCCAGGAATCAGGGCTTTTCTACCTGGCCCAGGAGCTGCCAGTGCCCAGCAGGGCCAGGGCACCGAGGCTGCCAGAGCAAGGGGGCAGCAGCCGGCCAAAGGATTCTTCAGAGGGCTATGAGGAAGAAGGGCTAGAAGGTCACAGGGAGAAGCTTCCTTCTCCAGCAGAGCAGCCAG ATGTGACTCTGCAGAGACTGGCATCTGTGCTGGCGGGCTATGGGGTGGAGCTGCGTCAGCTGACCCCTGAGCAGCTCTCCAGCCTCTCAACCCTGCTGCAGCTGCTGCCCAAGGGCTCAGGACGAAATCTGG GAGGGGCTGTAAATGTCGGAGCTGACAACAAGAAA ACAGTGGAAGAGCAGGTGCAGGGTGGACACACAGTGGAGCCTccgccccccacaccctcccttcCTGGATACCCCACTGCCAGCCCCACTTCCAGTAAAGCCCAGCAGGTGCTGATCTCTGGATCCTCTGAGCCCCCCAAAGCTATTGGCCACCCTGCCACACCGGTCCTGCTGGAGAAGAAAAGTTCCCTGGGCCAGAGCCAGCCCACAGTGGTGAGGCCGCCCTCAGCTCAGCCATCAGCAGAGGAGTACGGCTACATTGTCACTGACCAGAA gcccctgagtctggctgcaGGAGTGAAGCTGCTGGAGATCCTAGCTGAGCATGTTCACGTGTCCTCGGGCAGCTTCATCAACATCAG TGTGGTGGGACCGGCCCTCACCTTCCGCATCCGACATAATGAACAGAACCTGTCTTTGGCTGATGTTACCCAGCAAGCTG GGCTGGTGAAATCAGAACTGGAAGCACAGACAGGGCTCCAGATCTTGCAGACAGGAGTGGGACAG AGGGAGGAGGCGGCCGCAGTCCTTCCCCGGCCGGCCCACAGCACCTCTCCCATGCGCTCCGTGCTACTCACTCTGGTGGCCCTGGCGGGTGTGGCCGGGCTGCTGGTGGCTCTGGCAGTGGCTTTGTGTGTGCGGCAGCATGCACGGCAGCGGGACAAGGAGCGCCTGGCAGCCCTGGGGCCCGAGGGAGCCCACGGTGACACTACCTTTGAGTACCAG GACCTGTGCCGCCAGCACATGGCCACAAAGTCCCTGTTCAACCGGGCGGAGGGCCCGCCGGAACCTTCTCGCGTGAGCAGCGTGTCCTCCCAGTTTAGTGATGCGGCCCAGGCCAGCCCCAGCTCCCACAGCAGCACGCCATCCTGGTGCGAGGAACCCGCCCAGGCCAACATGGACATCTCCACAGGGCACATGATTCTG GCGTACATGGAGGACCATCTGCGGAACCGGGACCGCTTGGCCAAGGAGTGGCAGGCCCTGTGTGCCTACCAGGCAGAGCCCAACACCTGTGCCACCGCCCAGGGGGAGGGAAACATCAAAAAGAACCGCCACCCTGACTTTCTGCCCT ATGATCACGCTCGCATCAAGCTGAAGGTGGAGAGCAGCCCTTCTCGGAGTGATTACATCAATGCCAGCCCCATT ATTGAGCACGACCCTCGAATGCCAGCCTACATAGCCACACAGGGCCCGCTGTCCCATACCATCGCAGACTTCTGGCAG ATGGTGTGGGAGAGTGGCTGCACTGTCATCGTCATGCTGACCCCACTGGTGGAGGATGCTGTCAAGCAGTGTGACCGCTACTGGCCAGATGAGGGGTCCTCCCTCTACCACGTATATGAG GTGAACCTGGTGTCGGAGCACATCTGGTGCGAGGACTTCCTGGTGCGCAGTTTCTACCTGAAGAACGTGCAGACCCAGGAGACGCGCACGCTCACGCAGTTCCACTTCCTCAGCTGGCCGGCAGAGGGCACTCCGGCGTCCACCCGGCCGCTGCTGGACTTCCGCAG
- the PTPRN gene encoding receptor-type tyrosine-protein phosphatase-like N isoform X1, producing the protein MRRPRRPGGPGGSGGLRVLVCLLLLSSRPGGCSAISAHGCLFDRRLCSHLEVCIQDGLFGQCQVGVGQARPLLQVTSPVLQRLQSVLRQLMSQGLSWHDDLTQYVISQEMERIPRLRPPEPRPRDRSGLVPRRPGSAGELLLQGIPTGSTPAAQHRLPQPPVGGSGGGVGSPLSSLQAELLPPLLEHLLLPPQAPHPALSYEPALLQPYLFHQFGSRDGSRGSESSPGMVSVGPIPKAEPSALFSRTASKGMFGAHSDHSYGDPPGPSPGQLFQESGLFYLAQELPVPSRARAPRLPEQGGSSRPKDSSEGYEEEGLEGHREKLPSPAEQPDVTLQRLASVLAGYGVELRQLTPEQLSSLSTLLQLLPKGSGRNLGGAVNVGADNKKTVEEQVQGGHTVEPPPPTPSLPGYPTASPTSSKAQQVLISGSSEPPKAIGHPATPVLLEKKSSLGQSQPTVVRPPSAQPSAEEYGYIVTDQNVVGPALTFRIRHNEQNLSLADVTQQAGLVKSELEAQTGLQILQTGVGQREEAAAVLPRPAHSTSPMRSVLLTLVALAGVAGLLVALAVALCVRQHARQRDKERLAALGPEGAHGDTTFEYQDLCRQHMATKSLFNRAEGPPEPSRVSSVSSQFSDAAQASPSSHSSTPSWCEEPAQANMDISTGHMILAYMEDHLRNRDRLAKEWQALCAYQAEPNTCATAQGEGNIKKNRHPDFLPYDHARIKLKVESSPSRSDYINASPIIEHDPRMPAYIATQGPLSHTIADFWQMVWESGCTVIVMLTPLVEDAVKQCDRYWPDEGSSLYHVYEVNLVSEHIWCEDFLVRSFYLKNVQTQETRTLTQFHFLSWPAEGTPASTRPLLDFRRKVNKCYRGRSCPIIVHCSDGAGRTGTYILIDMVLNRMAKGVKEIDIAATLEHVRDQRPGLVRSKDQFEFALTAVAEEVNAILKALPQ; encoded by the exons ATGCGGCGCCCGCGGCGGCCTGGGGGTCCCGGGGGATCCGGGGGTCTCCGGGTGCTCGTCTGCCTCCTGCTGCTGAGCAGCCGCCCGGGAGGCTGCAGCGCCATTAGTGCCCACG GCTGTCTGTTTGACCGCAGACTCTGCTCTCACCTTGAAGTCTGTATTCAGG ATGGCTTGTTTGGACAATGCCAGGTGGGAGTGGGGCAAGCCCGGCCCCTTTTGCAAGTCACCTCCCCAGTTCTTCAGCGCTTACAAAGTGTGCTCCGACAGCTCATGTCCCAAG GATTGTCCTGGCACGATGACCtcacccagtatgtgatctccCAGGAGATGGAGCGCATCCCCAGGCTTCGCCCCCCAGAGCCCCGTCCAAGGGACAG ATCTGGCTTGGTGCCCAGGAGACCTGGTTCTGCTGGGGAGCTGCTTTTACAGGGCATCCCTACTGGCTCCACCCCTGCTGCCCAGCACCGGCTTCCTCAACCTCCAGTgggtggcagtggtgggggggtgggctctCCACTGTCCTCTCTGCAGGCTGAACTGCTGCCCCCCCTCTTGGAGCATCTGCTGCTACCCCCGcaggccccccaccctgccctgagcTATGAACCTGCCCTGCTGCAGCCCTACCTGTTTCATCAG TTTGGCTCCCGCGATGGCTCTCGGGGCTCAGAGAGCTCACCCGGGATGGTCAGTGTCGGCCCCATACCCAAGGCCGAACCTTCTGCCCTCTTCAGCAGAACTGCCTCCAAGGGCATGTTTGGGGCTCACTCTGACCACTCCTACGGGGACCCTCCAGGGCCTTCACCTGGTCAGCTTTTCCAGGAATCAGGGCTTTTCTACCTGGCCCAGGAGCTGCCAGTGCCCAGCAGGGCCAGGGCACCGAGGCTGCCAGAGCAAGGGGGCAGCAGCCGGCCAAAGGATTCTTCAGAGGGCTATGAGGAAGAAGGGCTAGAAGGTCACAGGGAGAAGCTTCCTTCTCCAGCAGAGCAGCCAG ATGTGACTCTGCAGAGACTGGCATCTGTGCTGGCGGGCTATGGGGTGGAGCTGCGTCAGCTGACCCCTGAGCAGCTCTCCAGCCTCTCAACCCTGCTGCAGCTGCTGCCCAAGGGCTCAGGACGAAATCTGG GAGGGGCTGTAAATGTCGGAGCTGACAACAAGAAA ACAGTGGAAGAGCAGGTGCAGGGTGGACACACAGTGGAGCCTccgccccccacaccctcccttcCTGGATACCCCACTGCCAGCCCCACTTCCAGTAAAGCCCAGCAGGTGCTGATCTCTGGATCCTCTGAGCCCCCCAAAGCTATTGGCCACCCTGCCACACCGGTCCTGCTGGAGAAGAAAAGTTCCCTGGGCCAGAGCCAGCCCACAGTGGTGAGGCCGCCCTCAGCTCAGCCATCAGCAGAGGAGTACGGCTACATTGTCACTGACCAGAA TGTGGTGGGACCGGCCCTCACCTTCCGCATCCGACATAATGAACAGAACCTGTCTTTGGCTGATGTTACCCAGCAAGCTG GGCTGGTGAAATCAGAACTGGAAGCACAGACAGGGCTCCAGATCTTGCAGACAGGAGTGGGACAG AGGGAGGAGGCGGCCGCAGTCCTTCCCCGGCCGGCCCACAGCACCTCTCCCATGCGCTCCGTGCTACTCACTCTGGTGGCCCTGGCGGGTGTGGCCGGGCTGCTGGTGGCTCTGGCAGTGGCTTTGTGTGTGCGGCAGCATGCACGGCAGCGGGACAAGGAGCGCCTGGCAGCCCTGGGGCCCGAGGGAGCCCACGGTGACACTACCTTTGAGTACCAG GACCTGTGCCGCCAGCACATGGCCACAAAGTCCCTGTTCAACCGGGCGGAGGGCCCGCCGGAACCTTCTCGCGTGAGCAGCGTGTCCTCCCAGTTTAGTGATGCGGCCCAGGCCAGCCCCAGCTCCCACAGCAGCACGCCATCCTGGTGCGAGGAACCCGCCCAGGCCAACATGGACATCTCCACAGGGCACATGATTCTG GCGTACATGGAGGACCATCTGCGGAACCGGGACCGCTTGGCCAAGGAGTGGCAGGCCCTGTGTGCCTACCAGGCAGAGCCCAACACCTGTGCCACCGCCCAGGGGGAGGGAAACATCAAAAAGAACCGCCACCCTGACTTTCTGCCCT ATGATCACGCTCGCATCAAGCTGAAGGTGGAGAGCAGCCCTTCTCGGAGTGATTACATCAATGCCAGCCCCATT ATTGAGCACGACCCTCGAATGCCAGCCTACATAGCCACACAGGGCCCGCTGTCCCATACCATCGCAGACTTCTGGCAG ATGGTGTGGGAGAGTGGCTGCACTGTCATCGTCATGCTGACCCCACTGGTGGAGGATGCTGTCAAGCAGTGTGACCGCTACTGGCCAGATGAGGGGTCCTCCCTCTACCACGTATATGAG GTGAACCTGGTGTCGGAGCACATCTGGTGCGAGGACTTCCTGGTGCGCAGTTTCTACCTGAAGAACGTGCAGACCCAGGAGACGCGCACGCTCACGCAGTTCCACTTCCTCAGCTGGCCGGCAGAGGGCACTCCGGCGTCCACCCGGCCGCTGCTGGACTTCCGCAG